A stretch of DNA from Anopheles nili chromosome 2, idAnoNiliSN_F5_01, whole genome shotgun sequence:
GTGAGTATGGTGGTGGAGTGTAGAGATTGGCTGTAGTATCTTAAGTAACGTTTTAACTTTTATTTTCGCAACATTGAAACCCAAAAAAGGTGTGGGGTTTGAACGTTCATACGCAACTGTACAGCTTCATTGGAGAGCATGCACGTAGCAGCTTTTTCAAACACATTGGTCAAGGCGTTACGCAGTTGCAGATTGATCAAGGTGGTCGACTATTTTCCTGCGGGGCCGATGGTTCGATGAAGGTACGGCAACTACCTGATCGGGAATCGATTGTTCATTCGTTGTACTAAATATAGATAAGCTGATCCTTAATTCCGTGTGAAAGCGTTCGTTACAGAAACAAGTAGGAAATATTAAATCAACTTTATGTAGGAGACTGGTTAAAACATTGATGCAAAGTATTAAACGAAGTGAGGAATGGGATGACAGAGTGGTCAATCTAGCTTTGGCGATTTAGCTAATTGACTGTTGACGAGTATAAAGGGCAAAACATTCATATTATTATTACTTActcaaagagaaaaaaagcatacaaaaaGTTTATTGTTTCGTCCAGACAGCTTATGCATTATGTAGTACATCTATTAGCTTCGTTCTTTCAAATTGCAGGCAGTTTTGTTTAACATTATAGACAAAACAGTGCATTGTTACACGTTGAGACTATTTAGAGTTTGTTTTGCCTTAGTGTTGTATTCTATAACACGATTGTACCACGCTATACATCTATGAGGGATACGTAGCATAATGCTGAAAGAAGTGTTATTGATTGAATAAACTAAAAAACAACTTGGCTGAATTATCTATAACGCAGAACCATCGaacgatcgcgttcaatgATGTGGAATCGAAAAATTGATGATAAATATGACGAACATAAAACAGCACATAACATTTACCAATGCAACCCATTGCAGACAATACCCATATTGAGATGCTTAACGATAAGATAATGTTGTACCAAAAATCGATACATATAAAGTTAAACTCCGCATATAACATAAACGATTGAATGGACGTGACCGAGGATATGTATGGAATAGAGTTGACTAGTTATCTGAGGTAGCTAGTTATCTGATAAAACTATTTACGGAGAGAAACTACTGACGTCACTGTAAAGCTATCTAGATACATTGCGCAAATGTGAGATAAAACATGTAATtcaggtatatatatatgcaatGAAAGGGTATGTAAAATGTTGGATTTAATAGCTAGCATCGATAATCAACTagtatttgcttttttttgtaattgcataatattttgtttattttcaaccATCACGATGTGAACCAATAATTGCAATGAGTCTGTattggaaaattgcttttttttttgcgccaagCATTTATAATTATGAATTATATTCTACTTTTTATAATTGTATTTGTGTCTTGATTCAGTGCTTGGTCATTCTTTCTAGCATACTTTCAATAACTTCTACACCATATGCAGTACATATTCTACTTTAATCAAGGCATTCACTCCATTGCATCGTcacaaaacacgcaaacaaTAATACCTGTCTAGATAACTATTTCATATACATGCTCCAGTTGAACTTGACATGCTTACAACACCCAAGCTCAAGCGAAAGTGGGCGGTTTCTTGTTATGAAGTGAACTCTATTGTTAAACTTTATCTACCCTAAACCTAAAGACGAGATTGTAATGTATCCCATGAGAAGGCAAAATTAGCAGACAGCGCTAATCAACGGTGTtggaagtaaaacaaaacagcataTACACGATATATTGAACACGGGAAACAAactgataataataatgatgttTAGCAAACTTCGATGGTATTTAAAACTCTGATAAAAGGATAATGAATTTACTGGCAACGTGAGCCGTATCCTTTATCGTTAAGATTACTAAAATTTGGGCATCGAAACCACTAAATCACGTATACAGCAAACGACTTGAGCAAGgctataacaaaaaaatagacacTTGTAGGGTTTAGTagtattaaacaaacaatgttAACTGATGTGTAAGATATGACGCAACCAAATGGAAGCAGCAACCTATTCCTTTGCCTAGAGGCTCGCAATGAAGCATAGGGAGCTTTCTTTAGTGGTTTGTTtaggatttaattttaaagctTACAGCTGCGAATTGAATACTAATGAATTTTATGCATACACAATCTTGGGTTTATTCGCTTAAGCGTAAATCCATTTAGTTCCATCCGCTCATTTTAGTAACATTTGTGCAATAGAAATATTCCATACATGTGCTGTTTCCATCGCCTCACCGATGGCTTAAATGTGTCATCCTTTTAGCTGCAGAAATACTAACGCATCGGTGCAACTTATGTGTTGTGGCAGAATGCATGAGAATATTGATATGCCACACattaggatgttttctttgtttagtAATGTTGATGAAttagattgatttttgatttatttattttttatcaataaatGTTATTTCATAAACGCAAATACTTGCATCGTTGCTGTACCACTTCTGACTTTTTATTGACGATACGAACGTTGATATTTTTTCTAACAACATTCTGACCTTCTCACAAGCAATGCACACCATCATTCAACAGGAAAAGTTACACATCACATGCGTATTCTTCATCATACGAAGTTTATTCATCCCTTATTGTTGCGaggcttttgtttctttccaaattttgctttctttttttggaaCGCAGACACATCGCTACCGCCGGATGATTTCACAGAATCCTCAGCTGCCTCATTAGAGCGTTTTTCCCCGCTGAAAGAGATATAATGGATGAGAATGACATGAAAGTTTCCACCAGAAACACGTTGCACATGTAGCTAGCTTTGCAATGTCAATATATCTGACCTTTTTATAGACACAATCGTTGACTTATTGTTCGATAGGACTTTGCTCCACTCCTCCTCTGAACCCTTGATGGCATACTGATCAAGCTTGAGTTTTTTCAACTTTGCCAGCTCctgcttttgttgtttctcGAGTGCTTTAACATCGTCAGCCAGCTCACTGTCGAGGCTTTGCTTCAGTGGTACAAGATTGGCGCCCATATTAAGCTGGCTTTCTTTCACCATGGACCCTTCAATTGTGCTCTCCATGGTACGTACGATGTAGGTGGTTAGCTTTTTCATGCAATCGTAAAACTTTGCCAACACCTGATTGCTGGGCATGTTCAACTCTTCCATTAGGTTATCGATagatttgttttgcaaaccCATGCCGAGCAAAATTGCTTTGTGAAGCGTTTCGATATGAGCACCGGCCATTTTGCCTTGAAAGTATAGCGAGGCTAGATCAATCGTCAGGTCCATGATAAGCCTGAATTCGATTTGATTATTGATGTACATTTCCAGCCGCTGAATATCGTGCGGTAGAAACATCACATCGATCGTTGTTTGCGTCAGctctgaaataaaaaacaccaatGTTTAGGCCGCTCTGAGATCAACGTAGAAATATATAATTACCTTTGCCTACGATTTTAACTGCCTTATTCTCGAGTAAAGACAGCGCCACGCTGGTGGTGAATTTGTTAAACGACTTGCCAAGTAGCTTGAGTATGCGTCGACGGAAATCCATAAAGTACTGATTTAACCATTCGTGGGTCTCGACCTTTTCCATACCAGCATTGATAGGGCAAAGCAGTATGCAGGAATGTTCCCCAGTTagatcgttttctttttggctaAGGTATACGGGGACaaatttttggcttttccaAAAGCGCAACAATTCCCCAGTCAAGCCAAACGATGTCCCAAGGTAGTCCAACATTTCTGGTTTGCGCTCAGTTAGCGATTTCAGCAGAGTAGGTATTTTCTTTCTAGGTTCTATTACTTCTTTCAACAGATCGACATCCTCATCGTCGATTGTTTCGATTCCATTTGACTCGTCGTCATACTCTTCGTTTGAATCGTTGGATTCAAACGGAAATTTTCCTTCGTAATAACTCTTCAACTGATTCAAGGCTCGCTTGCCGTAGCCCATCTGTGAGATTGAAAAGCCAAAAGAAACTGATTAACCAAAAATGCTAAAGCGAAAGTGTTACTTCCGACCTACCCGTTGATAGTTTGGATGCGTAGCGATACGAACAATCCGTGCCCCGGAAAGCTTGGGAAACTCGTGATCACCGTACTGCTCGGTGATGTTCCAAGGAATCAAGTCTCCGGCCGCCTTCATACCACGCGAAAGGGAATTTTGAACTTTTTGAGAGGATATTTCTCCTTCTAGACACACCTGAATCACTACCAATATTTCGGGTagttgatttttcttcacgaTAGGACCAAGCAAACAGAACAGATGGTGGGCCGGCGCATCGCTCATCATTTGCAAATCATTAGGACTGTTTTTGTAGTGTGACGACACGCAGATGGAGACGATGCGTTGCAAAAACGTTTCTGCCGCACGATGATAGGAAAACAGGGCGTCTCTATCTACGTAGTAGAGTTGGCATTCGTCCGGCGGTGGACAACCCGTGTTGAGATTTTGTACCACCGTAGCATCGAGACAAAGTAACGACGTTAACCACGTTTCGACTGGATCACCAGGACTGTAACGGATTGACTCTTCTAGCTTGATCTgtaagtgaaataaaacagcaaacagTCATGATAAAAACTTGCATACTAGAAACTCTGATGTGTTCTTACCGGTAGTGGAGCGTTATTTTCCTTTTGGAGCTGTGATAGTAATTTCAAACTTAGCGATCGTCCGGTTCCTTCATATCCATTAATGGTAGAGGCCATGAACACAAGATATGAGCCGAGCATAGCTTTCACCATCGGGAGCGGGATGGCCGCAGCTTCGTCAATAATCAACAAATCGGCCGCATTCAGCAGATGTGCGTCCGTCGGTGAGATGTACTGTATTGTTTGCCTATTGTTTCTCATCACGTTGATGCGAATAATGGCCTTGTTGAAGTTTGG
This window harbors:
- the LOC128721440 gene encoding RNA cytidine acetyltransferase, which translates into the protein MVKKKIDNRIRVMIENGVKLGHRTMFVVVGNKARDQVPILYDILTKASVRTRPTVLWCYKNKDEAISNHGKKRAKKIQAGKVDINESDLFDAFRVATTIHGRYYKDTHTILGKTYGVCVLQDFEALTPNLLARTVETVEGGGLIILLLKTISSLKQLYTMSMDVHKRYRTEAHQNVTCRFNERLILSLADCSRCLLVNDDLTVLPLSSRTAEVKPVDISSIENVQNEQLAELKESLLDAPPAGPLVNLCRTYDQAKAVAQFIDALAEKQLKPPTSLTAGRGRGKSAAMGLAIAGAIAFNYVNVYVTSPSPENLITLFEFILKGFDVLEYQEHTDYTIIRSTNPNFNKAIIRINVMRNNRQTIQYISPTDAHLLNAADLLIIDEAAAIPLPMVKAMLGSYLVFMASTINGYEGTGRSLSLKLLSQLQKENNAPLPIKLEESIRYSPGDPVETWLTSLLCLDATVVQNLNTGCPPPDECQLYYVDRDALFSYHRAAETFLQRIVSICVSSHYKNSPNDLQMMSDAPAHHLFCLLGPIVKKNQLPEILVVIQVCLEGEISSQKVQNSLSRGMKAAGDLIPWNITEQYGDHEFPKLSGARIVRIATHPNYQRMGYGKRALNQLKSYYEGKFPFESNDSNEEYDDESNGIETIDDEDVDLLKEVIEPRKKIPTLLKSLTERKPEMLDYLGTSFGLTGELLRFWKSQKFVPVYLSQKENDLTGEHSCILLCPINAGMEKVETHEWLNQYFMDFRRRILKLLGKSFNKFTTSVALSLLENKAVKIVGKELTQTTIDVMFLPHDIQRLEMYINNQIEFRLIMDLTIDLASLYFQGKMAGAHIETLHKAILLGMGLQNKSIDNLMEELNMPSNQVLAKFYDCMKKLTTYIVRTMESTIEGSMVKESQLNMGANLVPLKQSLDSELADDVKALEKQQKQELAKLKKLKLDQYAIKGSEEEWSKVLSNNKSTIVSIKSGEKRSNEAAEDSVKSSGGSDVSAFQKKKAKFGKKQKPRNNKG